In a single window of the Trypanosoma brucei brucei TREU927 chromosome 6, complete sequence genome:
- a CDS encoding EP3-2 procyclin (similar to SP:P08469: Procyclic form specific polypeptide B1-alpha precursor (Procyclin B1- alpha) (PARP). {Trypanosoma brucei brucei}) yields the protein MAPRSLYLLAILLFSANLFSGVGFAAAAEGPEDKGLTKGGKGGKGTKVSDDDTNGTDPDPDPEPEPEPEPEPEPEPEPEPEPEPEPEPEPEPEPEPEPEPEPEPGAATLKSVALPFAIAAVGLVAAF from the coding sequence ATGGCACCTCGTTCCCTTTATCTGCTCGCTATTCTTCTGTTCAGCGCGAACCTCTTCTCTGGCGTGGGATTTGCCGCAGCCGCTGAAGGACCAGAAGACAAGGGTCTTACTAAGGGAGGCAAAGGCGGGAAGGGAACCAAGGTCAGCGACGACGATACCAATGGCACTGACCCTGACCCCGACcccgaacctgaacctgaacctgaacctgaacctgaacctgaacccgaacccgaacctgaacctgaaccggaacctgaacctgaacccgaacctgaaccggaacccgaacccgaacctgaacctgaacctggtGCTGCAACGCTGAAGTCTGTTGCGCTTCCGTTCGCAATTGCGGCCGTTGGTCTCGTTGCCGCATTCTAA